The Hevea brasiliensis isolate MT/VB/25A 57/8 unplaced genomic scaffold, ASM3005281v1 Scaf91, whole genome shotgun sequence genomic interval GGGAACATTTGGATATTCAAAAATAGTCTTcatcatttatattatttacaattattttttttattatttaaattatttttaatttttatgtaaatttaaattttttatttgtcaaaaaatcaatatatatatatatatatacattatttaattatatacaaTTACTAAATTtagaatatattttatatattttagaatatattttatttaactaTTAAATACAGCTGATAACTGATAATTAATAGTAATTACTATTAATTAATAGCTAACAATTATTAGTTGATAGctgataattaattataattgattTATATTGAGTATTTGATAAAAATATGTCTAATGATTGCAATATgtctaatatataaaataatcaataagagtataaattacataatttattataatataatattgtattataatgtgatATTATAATAAAACGAGGGAGAGGGACAGAGAACAAAGCTTGTGTTGACTAGAAAGAAGATAGAGTTGAGTTAATTGGAGACTAATTAGAGTTTGTACAATTATACAGAGCCCATCAGCAAGAAGCCCATTAAAAACACCAAGAATCATCTGGTAAATCTGGCCTAAGAGAACCTTTTGTTTAGTGGCTCAAAACTATTAATCAAATTCttttcaaaaccatcaaattgtCACCATCCATTTCATGGCATAATTTCACTTCATCTTTAAATTCTTAATCCTACGTCTTCACCAATTCAATGACCGGATCGGCTCTAAAAAACTTGATTATagagtaatattaaattaaaaaaaaatcaattcatgTTAGTATAAAAAAACaaactttatttatatattataataaaggaGAAATCTCATTTGTTTAGAAAATGGCTAGATCCATCCGTAGAACTTTGCATATTTGAAAGACTTAGTCAAGCTGTTTTGTCCAGTCAAAAGGTTCCCAGTCTCGTGCAAAATTTGCAACCGCTTGCTTTTTTGCATCCACTGACTCATGCCTCCGTCGGCAATATACCTCTTCTTCTGGCAAATGCAGCATACCTCTTATTACATCGAGTCCAAAAGTACTTTTGAATTGCATCTCGTCGTCGATAACGTGGACAAAGCCACTGTTTAAGCCAAACTCAACATGGAAGTAAGGGAAGTCCTTTGGGGACAGAACCATGCAACCCCTTAACACTTGTATCAATCAGCTTCTTTGCATTGTGCTGGCTCCACTCATGTTCAGCTTCTTCAATTGCCTGAAAAAAAAATCTTCTTCAGAGACTTGTCCAGGAAGCAAGAAACTAACAATACAAGGATATATAGATGCATTTGCACATGTAAAATCATAATATAAGCAAAAAATTCCATAAATTCAACTGACtcttaatcccaaactagttaAAACAagttaatgatgtcataatcccaAGCTAAATTCAACAGAAAGATACTTATTGAACAACAACAGTTATAATACGTTTGCAGTATATTTTTATGCTGCAGTTATGTGGTAGCAATTTTGACAGAAGGTATATTCAAACTTATTGGCAAAAATCAGTGAACATAAGCTTATAGTACACATAGTGAACTCttaactattaatttattattttgggTAAAAAATCAACTTGTATTCCTCAAAAAAATAGGTAAAAATATTATATACTCCTATTTACAATAACTTCCTATTCTACAACAAATTTCACAAGTTGTTCTCCATGCCTGATGTCATGTCATTTTTTGAGAGGGTGAGCAAACAGTAAAGAATTTTTCAATTGCTAGCAAACAACACTGACACAGATTTTCACTCTTTTCTGTTACCCACCCTAAATACTAAGGTTCAGACATtagttcacaatttaaacaagcaAATGACATTATTTAGTTCAAAGGGGCATCTGTATGGCATTTTTTATGCGAGTAACTACCAATTCAGCATTTGTCAGTAGGGTTGTGTATGGTTCTTGgaggaaccgaaccgaaccgaactaaaTTGAAGAACCGTACCAAATCGATAAGAACTGTATCgaattgaatttattttgatactttgattTTATTCTGGTTCTTCCATAATAACCAAACCAGAACCGTATCAAGCTGAAAACCAAATTTATacatatttttttctattttttttagatgtattatatactttcaatataattatatatatttatatatatatatatataattatgaactaaatacaacataatattatatttcatttttttatattttcttaataattttagttataaatacattaaattaccttataatttttaattataaataaattattatcttttacatatatatatatatatatatatatatatatattaattcttaattatattgatATCTTATAGTTCaatattatatgatttataaataattaaaatgtatattatatgatatacttatactattatattatagaaTATATTTAATCCTAAATTAGATATATACCTTATAGTTAAACATTATATAATTTAGGTATAACTAAAAgatttattatatgatatattatgtattaatagtctaatttgaaacttaaatgctaatttaAGAATGACTTGTTAaagaaataattacataaaattgttTTAAGACCGAGAATCAAATTGGAACCGAAGAATCGAGAACCGTACCGAATCGGAACAGAAATAATGAAGAACCAAATCAAAACCATACCGAAATTTTGGTTCGGTTTCGGTTCCTAGCCAAACCTCAAACTGAACCGAAACCGAACGCCCCTATTTATTAGTACAATTCTGACTCCTTAGTTTATGATAAAATTGGTAAAAAATGCTAAAATTCTgctaataaattaaaaagttaTTGTTAAGATACTATTAATTGAACCTAAGATTGAGATAATGTGTTTTGATGTGTGCTGTAACGGTGCCTGTGAATGTGACATTATGTATTGTTCTTTTTTAGTGTATTTGAATTTTGAAAACAGTATGTATATATATCCCCAATGACATGAGGGAATAATCAAGCTCTTTTTATCCCATATTCTTCTTCTCATTCTTCTTTATTTGTCCTTCTTTTACAATTATAAAGTTGTTAATAGAattaaagaaaggaagaaagtaaaTATTAGATGTTCAAGAATTTGTCATTAGGccaaaacaaaataattaaagacACTGACCTTTTTAAAGTAGAGAGGGGCCTGTTTAGCAATTTTTTGTGGCAGGGGAATGCACTCAATTAAACAGTGACGACGTTGTTGTGCCAACCCCATTACTGTTTCAAGGAACACTAAATCCTTCCCTTGTTTCGCAAACATCATTATAAGGCATTTCTTGAAATTGCGAATTTCTTCCCATACATAATTATCAACACTCCTTGTGGCTGATTCATGCTGAAAAGGCCAACCAGACTCCATTAGAATAAAGCAAGCAGTACTGAATTTAAAATAACAGAAAATTCAACAATGTCTCATcatttactaaaaaaaattaagaatgagTTTATTTCCCCTCCTAAAGCATGCAAAGAATCTTGAATGAAGAAGCATACAAATTTCCCATTATCCATTAAAATTTTGGGATATATCCAATTTCACAGAATGCAGAAAGTAATGATGAAATTCAACTATGAGAAAGAAAGATAAGCATATTACAGCATAAAGCAACTAGATTAGACTTACCTGCATTGGTAAGATAAAACAATGGCCTGGAACAACAGGCTGCCACTGTGGCAACATCAAATACGTGAAGTTTGCAATAGACACAACAAGGTGTTTTGGCTGATTAGGATTCTCAAAGCAAAAAAGGCAACGCTCTTGCTGAGTTGCAACCTTCTTCGTAGACTTTCGGCATGGTCCATCTTCAAAATCATATTCATCATCTGCCCGACCATATTGTTTATTCTGGATTAGCTTTATGTTCTCAGCCTCCTGTCTTTTCCGTTTTCCCCAGGATAAACAATCGTGAGCTCTCCTCATTTCAGGAAGCGAGACTGAAGATGACAGTGGAGAGGTGGGTGGTATGCCGACTGTGTGATTTGTGAATTTGAACGACAACGTTTGGATGCCGAGAATCAATACACAACCAAAGTAACCTGTCGAAAGCGATTCCTCCAATGCCTTATTGGAGCTGTTTGCCAGCAACCAAAGGAAGGcgagaaaaaaaaataacagcGAGCTGCAAAGAAAAAACCCTAGAAATCAAAGAGAACGAGAGCGAGAATGGATGCAGAAACCAAAAGCCAGATGCGGAAGGCAAAAGACGTTGGCCTACACGGTATTTATATAAGGTTTCGATCTTAACGAACGCGTTTTATAATTCTTTGCTGCCATTACACGCTCCACTCAATGCTCGAGTAAATCCATTACGCGCGTGGTTgagaattttttaattttgatttgctAGGGGCCCGCTGCTTAATTTCTCGCTTGGGCCGGAcgcgaaaattttttttttaccattttctaaaattaatgttaatagaaaaaaaaaacatttataatttattatctttataatatatacattttacttcctatattttatttttttaatattattatatgaaataaaaaatatatctCTAAAAGGTCAAACTACCTTTGAGGAAGATATCATATTTATAATTAGATTAtgaaatagaaaattaaattggATTTCAAGAGTCCAACTGATTTCCTAGTTTAACTCAATTATTCATCTTGAATCCTTTATaagcaaatttaattaaaaatcgaCTACTTAATATATTGatgaaaacttaaattttataatttaaaaatattttattataattatatataatatattaattttaagagTTGTCCGTGTTTTTatacataattaatattaattttaatatataaatactgtaatttatatatttttaattttatgtatataaaataaaatttgaaatttattattaaatattcatttttttattattttaatttagattaaattttttattttttaatttattattaatattttatgataaaaaaaataaaaatatagaaatataataaaaatattaattgaagatataaattaatttaagattgattaaattaaatgactttaaaaatatcaaaaaaaatttatatcttcttaacatattagagaaatataatatatttaaagttttttatttaataatattaataatattttaagaaATTAGATTAATAATCTGTAAAATATAAAAGTAGTAAAAGAATAAAggaaaaaattagatttatgtcctatatctataatctatatctatttttgttatatatatatatatgtgtgtgtgtgtgtgtgagaataTTTCAAATTTAGAGCATGTTTGGTTTAACTATTAAATATAACTAGTAACTGATAGTTGATAACGGTCGCTATTATTTGATAACTAATGATAGttgatttatattaaatatttactaaaaatgaattgtcattattgatatataaaataattaagacaGATATAGATTAcgtaatttattttactattgaaataatatatagttattaatttattttattatattacttattttaagatatataattattaatataatttattatataatactataatataatataatattatattataacaaAATGATGGAGAGAgatgaatcaaataaaaaaaaaataaaaaattataacttGTTAACTCACTTGACATTTCATGTAGCAAAAGTGAAAATACCCAAATTAGattatgtattttgaataaaatttcttttaattttaaatgtaATGATTAAATTGCccaaaattaaaagttttgaatAAATGAGTAATACAACTAAAGGTTTAAATTTATTCTATCATTTgatctttaattttttaaataatgcgACATGTATGCTTtactatttaataataaaaaatatgcaTGCCACATCAATTTCCCCCAAATTCAATTTCACAATTGGATAAAATTCATTCAATCTTTGAATGTTTATATTTTTGTGTCAAAATTAAAACAATTGAATTAAATCACAAAGGAGTAAAAATATTTGACTTTTTAATATGATTAGGCCTATCTAGCACATGGTGCATTGTGAGCTTTTGAGGGATAAGCAAAGGCTATTTTTATTAAACAATAAAAAGTTTCTACTGCTGTTCATAAACAACTTTATATATAGGCTGATAGAAAAGATAGTAAATAGATATCCTATTAGTTATCAATTACCTTTTCAAAAGGTTTATCAAATATATAGGTTCAGCTATTTAGATTTCTATCAGCTATTGGTTAGATCTAATAGCTAAAATAAATCTACATGACTCTAATTCTTAGAGGTGAGAAGGTTTCTATTAGCAAAAAGTAATTCTTGATTTCCTCTTTTTTTGAACAAAATAGACaaatccctttttttttctttcgatATTTTCGAACTGATAAAAATAATGTTTATAAATTGGACGTATAAAAATACAGAATTCACAATTTCGAATTATTATCAGCCGTTTAATGTCAAAGAAATACactgtaaaagaaaaaaaattaa includes:
- the LOC110642527 gene encoding uncharacterized protein LOC110642527; translated protein: MRRAHDCLSWGKRKRQEAENIKLIQNKQYGRADDEYDFEDGPCRKSTKKVATQQERCLFCFENPNQPKHLVVSIANFTYLMLPQWQPVVPGHCFILPMQHESATRSVDNYVWEEIRNFKKCLIMMFAKQGKDLVFLETVMGLAQQRRHCLIECIPLPQKIAKQAPLYFKKAIEEAEHEWSQHNAKKLIDTSVKGLHGSVPKGLPLLPC